From one Triticum urartu cultivar G1812 chromosome 3, Tu2.1, whole genome shotgun sequence genomic stretch:
- the LOC125545867 gene encoding 2-hydroxyacyl-CoA lyase, whose translation MASDSAARVDGSALAGRALAAAGARHMFGVVGIPVTSLASRAAAAGCRFLAFRNEQSAGYAAAAYGFLTGRPGLLLTVSGPGCVHGLAGLSHATANAWPLLMVSGSCDQRDAGRGDFQELDQIAATKPFAKLAVKAAAIADIPRLVFQALAATVAGRPGGCYLDIPSDVLHQTLAESEAASLIAEAVAAAGSADPSPPKHKSLDQGIVEAAELLRRAERPLVVVGKGAAYARAEEAIQKLVDTTGIPFLPTPMGKGVVPDVHPLSSTAARSLAIGQCDVALVVGARLNWLLHFGEPPKWSKDVKFILVDVSEDEIELRKPQVGLVGDAKRVVELLNREIKDQPFCLARSHLWVDAITKKSKDNVLKMEAQLVKDVVPFNFMTPMRIIRDAILAEGSPAPIVVSEGANTMDVGRAVLVQNEPRTRLDAGTWGTMGVGLGYCVAAAVAEPERLVVAVEGDSGFGFSAMEVETLVRYQLPVVVIVFNNNGVYGGDRRGPDELTGPYKDDPAPTSFVPGAGYHKMMEAFGGKGYLVETPDELRSALSESFRARKPAVINVTIDPYAGAESGRMQHKN comes from the exons ATGGCGTCCGACTCCGCCGCGAGGGTCGACGGCAGCGCGCTCGCAGGTCGCGCCCTAGCGGCCGCCGGGGCGCGGCACATGTTCGGGGTGGTGGGCATCCCGGTGACGTCCCTGGCCTCCCGCGCGGCCGCCGCGGGCTGCCGCTTCCTCGCCTTCCGCAACGAGCAGTCCGCGGGGTACGCCGCCGCGGCCTACGGCTTCCTCACGGGCCGCCCCGGCCTGCTCCTCACCGTCTCCGGGCCCGGCTGCGTCCACGGCCTCGCCGGCCTCTCCCACGCCACCGCCAACGCCTGGCCGCTCCTCATGGTCTCCGGCTCCTGCGACCAGCGAGACGCCGGCCGGGGCGACTTCCAGGAGCTCGACCAGATCGCCGCCACCAAGCCCTTCGCCAAGCTCGCCGTCAAGGCCGCCGCCATCGCCGACATCCCCCGCCTCGTCTTCCAggccctcgccgccaccgtcgccgGCCGCCCCGGCGGCTGCTACCTCGACATCCCCTCCGACGTCCTCCACCAAACCCTCGCCGAATCTGAGGCGGCCTCCCTCATAGCGGAGGCCGTGGCCGCGGCCGGTTCCGCCGATCCGTCCCCGCCGAAACACAAGTCCCTGGACCAGGGCATCGTGGAGGCGGCCGAGCTGCTCCGGCGCGCGGAGCGGCCGCTGGTTGTGGTCGGGAAGGGCGCGGCGTACGCCCGCGCCGAGGAGGCGATCCAGAAGCTGGTGGACACCACCGGCATCCCCTTCCTTCCCACTCCCATGGGGAAGGGGGTCGTGCCGGATGTGCACCCACTCTCCTCCACCGCCGCGCGTTCCCTCGCCATTGGGCAGTGCGATGTGGCGCTCGTCGTCGGCGCGAGGCTCAACTGGTTGCTTCACTTCGGTGAGCCTCCCAAGTGGTCCAAGGATGTCAAGTTCATACTTGTGGACGTTTCTGAAGATGAAATTGAGCTTCGGAAGCCCCAGGTCGGTCTGGTTGGGGATGCAAAGAGAGTCGTTGAGCTCCTCAACAGGGAGATCAAGGATCAGCCATTCTGCCTGGCGCGATCGCACCTGTGGGTTGATGCAATCACCAAGAAGAGCAAGGATAATGTGCTTAAGATGGAGGCACAGCTTGTGAAGGATGTTGTGCCGTTCAATTTCATGACACCCATGCGGATCATTCGTGATGCGATCCTTGCCGAGGGGAGCCCTGCTCCAATAGTGGTCTCGGAAGGGGCCAATACCATGGATGTTGGCAGGGCTGTGCTTGTGCAGAATGAGCCAAGGACAAGACTGGATGCAGGGACATGGGGAACGATGGGTGTTGGGTTGGGGTACTGTGTTGCAGCAGCAGTGGCTGAGCCAGAACGGCTCGTAGTTGCTGTGGAGGGCGACTCTGGATTTGGTTTCAGTGCAATGGAGGTTGAG ACCTTGGTGAGGTACCAGCTGCCCGTTGTCGTCATTGTGTTCAACAACAACGGTGTCTACGGTGGCGACAGAAGAGGCCCAGATGAGTTAACAGGCCCCTACAAAGATGACCCCGCGCCAACCTCCTTCGTTCCTGGGGCAGGTTACCACAAGATGATGGAAGCGTTCGGAGGAAAGGGTTATCTCGTCGAGACACCGGACGAGCTAAGATCCGCCCTCTCGGAGTCGTTCCGCGCCAGGAAACCGGCGGTGATCAATGTCACCATTGACCCATATGCAGGCGCGGAGAGCGGCAGGATGCAGCACAAGAACTGA